A stretch of Mucilaginibacter terrae DNA encodes these proteins:
- a CDS encoding D-sedoheptulose 7-phosphate isomerase, which produces MKSTKLMNQNIQQVFDEHIGVAQQTQVLLSGKINEVCQAILDCLANGNKVLLFGNGGSAADAQHIAAEFTGRFVKNRRSYPAIALTTDTSALTAIGNDYGFDRIFERQVEGLAVTGDILIGISTSGNSANVIKALERGNNMGCITIGFSGNDGGQMNECCTINLVIPSTVTARIQEMHITIGHIICEGIDLVC; this is translated from the coding sequence ATGAAAAGTACTAAATTAATGAATCAAAATATACAGCAGGTATTTGATGAGCATATTGGAGTGGCTCAACAAACTCAAGTTCTACTTTCGGGTAAAATAAACGAGGTTTGCCAGGCTATTTTAGACTGTTTAGCAAACGGCAATAAAGTATTGCTTTTTGGCAATGGCGGCAGTGCTGCCGATGCACAACATATTGCTGCTGAATTTACCGGCCGGTTTGTCAAAAACCGGCGTTCGTATCCGGCTATAGCCTTAACTACCGATACATCGGCATTAACAGCAATAGGTAATGATTATGGTTTTGACCGCATATTTGAGCGACAGGTTGAAGGGCTTGCAGTAACAGGCGATATATTAATAGGTATATCAACCAGTGGTAACAGTGCTAATGTAATTAAAGCTTTAGAACGCGGGAATAATATGGGATGTATAACCATAGGTTTTTCGGGCAATGATGGTGGGCAAATGAATGAATGTTGCACAATAAACCTTGTGATACCTTCAACTGTAACAGCCAGGATACAAGAAATGCACATTACCATTGGTCATATTATATGCGAAGGTATTGATTTAGTCTGCTAA
- the rfaE1 gene encoding D-glycero-beta-D-manno-heptose-7-phosphate kinase has translation MGFKLTMYNINTSVKILVIGDLMIDHYIHGNCNRISPEAPIPVVEVTHETYTLGGAGNVIKNIKALGCDCDIIAITGNDENSHRIKNLLNETNVAGDGLVADADRCTTIKSRVLAINHQLIRMDREVAEPIGADVEHLILERLSDRINNYDVVLLSDYNKGLLTDSVLHSAIQICNDAGKSVLVDPKGLDFAKYKGASLIKPNRKEAGLATGIKIKDTETLELACRKIKEITNCQSVIVTMSEDGIALFDNDTLTVIPTKAMGVIDVTGAGDTVLASLGVATASGYTLQQACEFANAAAAVVVKKVGSATAAINEINEKY, from the coding sequence ATGGGCTTCAAATTAACAATGTACAACATAAATACTTCTGTAAAAATATTGGTTATTGGCGATCTCATGATTGACCATTATATACATGGCAACTGTAATCGTATATCGCCAGAGGCCCCTATACCGGTAGTTGAAGTAACCCATGAAACATATACACTTGGTGGAGCCGGTAATGTTATCAAAAACATTAAGGCTTTAGGATGCGATTGCGATATTATTGCAATTACCGGGAATGATGAGAACTCACACCGCATTAAAAACTTATTAAACGAAACAAATGTTGCAGGCGATGGATTGGTAGCAGATGCTGACCGTTGTACAACCATTAAATCACGAGTACTTGCAATTAATCATCAGTTAATACGTATGGACCGCGAGGTTGCCGAACCGATTGGAGCAGACGTAGAACATTTGATTTTAGAGAGGCTTAGCGATAGAATAAATAATTATGATGTTGTTTTACTTTCAGACTATAACAAAGGACTTTTAACTGATTCTGTACTACATTCAGCAATTCAAATTTGTAATGATGCAGGAAAGTCTGTTTTGGTTGACCCCAAAGGCCTCGATTTTGCAAAATACAAAGGCGCCTCACTTATAAAGCCTAACCGAAAAGAAGCTGGGCTTGCAACAGGCATTAAAATAAAAGATACTGAGACCCTCGAACTGGCGTGCCGTAAAATTAAAGAGATTACTAATTGCCAAAGTGTTATTGTAACCATGTCTGAAGATGGCATAGCACTGTTTGATAACGATACGCTAACTGTAATTCCAACAAAAGCTATGGGAGTAATTGATGTTACCGGGGCAGGAGATACGGTATTAGCTTCTTTGGGAGTAGCCACGGCATCGGGTTACACTTTACAGCAGGCGTGTGAGTTTGCCAATGCTGCTGCTGCTGTAGTAGTGAAAAAAGTGGGTAGTGCAACAGCTGCCATTAATGAAATTAATGAAAAGTACTAA
- a CDS encoding gliding motility protein RemB has translation MKRNRLNLLKQLFIFGSIAFGANNALAQAQYQPYSYQFYQKLNDSVYSTKSKFHSAVKPYIISDSTLYPRYRALMDYGVDTTVRHSWVYRKLFNEHLIDIKHNDYTFFADYLPDLTIGRDFSNSRTTWLNTRGYQLGGTIGNKFYFYSSGYENQAVFANYFDTYVNQTGIVSGQAYDRKYGDSRTKDWSYVTALLSYTPNKYLNVAAGYDKNFIGDGYRSMLLSDFSSPSTFFKLTGNLGSVSYMVMWSYMQDPRSTKLSYETGNRKKWGVFHYLDWNITNRLSLGFFDSVIWGDADDAGHKRGFDFTYGNPIIFLRPVEADNGSPDNALIGFNGKYEFSTQLVAYGQFALDEFEAKNFFSNKGSSRNKYGWQIGARGTDLFNVKRLNYLIEYNGAKPYTYAQEKAINNYANNGEALAHPWGANFKEIVSLLNYTYKRFDFTGQLTYGHYGLDQNNLNWGKDPFQNYLTPARYTGPPENFGTRLSASTVGNFIGQGLTTNLYYAEAKVAYLLNPKYNLRIELGGTFRRENNDAFKNNTAMLSFGIRSSFRNLYQDLTSYR, from the coding sequence ATGAAGAGAAACAGACTTAACTTACTTAAACAGTTATTTATATTCGGCAGTATTGCATTTGGCGCAAACAATGCATTGGCTCAAGCCCAATACCAACCTTACAGCTATCAGTTTTATCAAAAACTTAATGATTCGGTTTATTCTACCAAAAGCAAATTTCACAGTGCTGTAAAACCTTATATCATCAGCGATTCGACACTGTACCCTCGTTACAGAGCTTTAATGGATTATGGTGTTGATACAACAGTACGCCATAGCTGGGTGTATCGTAAATTATTTAATGAGCATTTAATTGATATTAAACATAACGATTATACTTTTTTTGCTGATTATTTACCCGACTTAACTATTGGCCGCGATTTTAGTAACTCGCGCACTACCTGGTTAAATACGCGAGGGTATCAGTTAGGCGGTACTATTGGTAACAAGTTTTACTTTTATTCAAGCGGATATGAGAATCAGGCGGTATTCGCCAATTACTTTGATACTTATGTAAATCAGACCGGAATAGTATCCGGGCAGGCATATGACCGTAAGTATGGCGATAGTCGCACCAAAGACTGGTCATACGTTACAGCATTACTTTCTTACACACCAAATAAATATTTAAACGTTGCAGCTGGGTACGATAAGAACTTCATAGGTGATGGTTATCGTTCTATGTTACTCTCTGATTTCAGCTCGCCCAGTACCTTTTTTAAACTCACAGGCAATTTAGGTAGTGTAAGCTACATGGTGATGTGGAGTTACATGCAAGACCCCAGATCTACAAAACTGAGCTACGAAACGGGCAATCGTAAAAAATGGGGTGTATTTCATTATTTAGACTGGAATATAACCAACCGTTTATCATTAGGTTTTTTTGATTCTGTTATTTGGGGAGATGCGGATGATGCGGGTCACAAGCGCGGTTTCGACTTTACTTATGGCAATCCTATCATATTTTTAAGACCGGTTGAAGCTGATAATGGATCACCCGACAACGCACTAATTGGCTTTAATGGCAAATACGAATTTTCCACACAATTGGTTGCTTATGGGCAATTCGCATTGGATGAATTTGAAGCTAAAAACTTTTTTTCAAACAAAGGAAGCTCACGTAATAAATACGGCTGGCAAATAGGTGCACGTGGAACCGATTTATTTAATGTTAAAAGGCTGAATTATTTAATTGAATATAATGGTGCTAAACCTTATACTTATGCACAAGAAAAAGCTATCAATAATTACGCAAATAATGGCGAAGCTTTAGCACATCCATGGGGAGCCAATTTTAAAGAGATAGTGAGTTTATTAAATTACACCTACAAGCGTTTTGATTTTACAGGTCAGTTGACCTACGGGCATTATGGATTAGACCAAAACAACTTAAACTGGGGTAAAGATCCGTTCCAAAATTATTTAACACCAGCCAGATACACAGGCCCACCTGAGAATTTTGGAACCCGTTTGAGCGCCAGTACTGTAGGAAACTTTATTGGTCAAGGCCTGACCACCAATTTGTATTATGCAGAAGCAAAGGTTGCTTATTTATTAAATCCAAAATATAATTTACGTATTGAACTTGGAGGAACTTTTAGACGGGAAAACAATGATGCTTTTAAAAATAACACAGCAATGTTATCATTTGGGATACGAAGTTCATTTAGAAACTTATATCAAGACCTAACAAGTTACAGGTAA
- a CDS encoding glycosyltransferase, producing the protein MKVAIIHDELMRKGGAEQVVLTMLKAFPNADIYTLAYDPEGTYPEYRNYKINTSKFQFFAKNVKVMHALFFPFGIIAMQSMKIKDYDVVLISNTHCAKYVQIDPKSLVIMYTHTPFRLAWNPTSYTQYLNSKGAYRWVFNRVINALRKIDSKSAQRGDYFIANTVQTAQRIRDSYKATNVSIINPDVKVRNFHVNDKIGDYYLVVSRLEFYKKVDLAIQAFNKLNYKLIIVGNGTKIDELKDMANDNITFKSGVDNTELAELYANCKALIFPQHEDYGITPLEANASGRPVIAYGKGGVLETMIPYDGKSSDCTAVFFDEQSVESLIEAVKISEIINFNPAFIRENALRFDEKVFIEKLVHFVDEKYHLHINKTGKKLAI; encoded by the coding sequence ATGAAAGTTGCCATAATTCATGATGAGCTAATGAGGAAGGGAGGAGCCGAACAGGTAGTACTAACTATGCTGAAAGCCTTTCCTAACGCAGATATATATACTTTAGCTTATGATCCCGAAGGTACATATCCGGAGTATCGTAATTATAAAATTAACACTTCAAAGTTTCAATTTTTTGCAAAGAATGTTAAAGTTATGCATGCTTTATTTTTTCCGTTTGGAATAATAGCAATGCAATCCATGAAAATAAAAGATTACGATGTTGTGTTAATATCTAATACTCATTGTGCTAAATATGTACAAATTGATCCAAAGTCTCTGGTGATCATGTACACACATACACCTTTCCGTTTGGCATGGAACCCTACATCTTATACGCAATATTTAAATTCAAAAGGAGCTTACAGATGGGTTTTTAACAGAGTTATAAATGCCTTGCGAAAAATTGATTCAAAATCGGCACAACGCGGAGATTACTTTATTGCTAACACTGTACAAACGGCACAGCGAATCAGGGATTCTTATAAAGCTACTAATGTTTCAATTATAAATCCGGATGTAAAAGTTCGCAACTTTCATGTAAATGATAAAATAGGAGACTATTACCTTGTTGTATCAAGACTTGAATTTTACAAGAAGGTTGACTTGGCAATACAAGCATTTAACAAGCTTAATTACAAACTTATAATTGTTGGTAACGGAACAAAAATTGATGAGTTAAAGGATATGGCCAATGATAATATAACTTTTAAATCAGGAGTTGATAATACAGAATTAGCCGAACTTTATGCCAATTGCAAAGCGCTTATTTTTCCTCAGCATGAAGATTATGGTATTACACCACTGGAAGCAAATGCTTCAGGTAGGCCCGTAATTGCTTATGGTAAAGGAGGTGTTTTGGAAACTATGATTCCGTATGATGGCAAATCATCTGATTGTACAGCTGTTTTTTTTGACGAACAATCCGTTGAATCATTAATTGAAGCAGTTAAAATATCAGAAATTATAAACTTCAATCCTGCTTTTATCAGAGAAAATGCATTACGATTTGATGAAAAAGTTTTTATTGAAAAGTTAGTCCATTTTGTTGACGAGAAATATCATTTGCATATTAATAAAACAGGTAAGAAGTTAGCTATATAA